From the genome of Streptomyces sp. V1I1, one region includes:
- a CDS encoding ABC transporter permease, with product MSRVEDVEGAGAVGTTDTTADAVGPADAVGRRADATGTLRRPSPLWTLGLFRSELTTTFRRWRTLALLGVLAAVPVLIGIAVKIETSDGGPAGDGSGHGPAFVTQITNNGLFLVFAALAATLPVFLPMAIGVVAGDAIAGEANSGTLRYLLVAPAGRTRLLFAKYAAACAFCLVATLVVAASALAVGALLFPLGDVVTISGTRISFGDGLLRAALVAVVVAASLTGIAALGLFVSTLTGSGIAAMATTVGLLITVQILDTIPQLHGIHPYLFPHYWLSFADLMREPVYWDEVVKNLGLQGVYVAVFGSAAWARFTAKDITA from the coding sequence ATGTCGCGGGTTGAGGATGTCGAGGGGGCCGGGGCGGTCGGGACGACTGACACGACGGCTGACGCGGTCGGACCGGCTGACGCCGTCGGGAGGAGGGCTGACGCGACCGGGACGCTTCGCAGGCCCAGCCCGCTGTGGACCCTGGGGCTGTTCCGCTCCGAGCTGACCACCACCTTCCGGCGCTGGCGCACGCTCGCGCTGCTGGGGGTGCTGGCAGCCGTCCCCGTACTGATCGGCATCGCCGTGAAGATCGAGACGAGCGACGGCGGTCCGGCCGGTGACGGCAGCGGGCACGGCCCGGCCTTCGTCACACAGATCACCAACAACGGGCTGTTCCTGGTCTTCGCCGCGCTCGCCGCGACCCTGCCCGTCTTCCTCCCAATGGCCATCGGCGTCGTCGCGGGCGATGCGATCGCGGGCGAGGCGAACTCCGGCACCCTGCGCTATCTGCTGGTCGCCCCGGCCGGACGCACCCGGCTGCTGTTCGCCAAGTACGCCGCGGCCTGCGCGTTCTGCCTGGTCGCGACCCTGGTCGTGGCGGCCTCGGCGCTCGCGGTCGGGGCGCTGCTCTTCCCGCTCGGCGATGTCGTCACGATCTCCGGCACCCGGATCTCGTTCGGGGACGGGCTGCTGCGGGCCGCACTGGTCGCGGTCGTCGTCGCGGCCTCGCTGACCGGGATCGCGGCGCTCGGCCTGTTCGTCTCGACCCTCACCGGCAGCGGTATCGCGGCGATGGCGACGACGGTCGGACTGCTGATCACGGTGCAGATCCTGGACACGATTCCGCAGCTGCACGGGATCCACCCCTACCTTTTCCCGCACTACTGGCTGTCCTTCGCGGACCTCATGCGGGAGCCCGTCTACTGGGACGAGGTGGTCAAGAACCTCGGCCTGCAGGGGGTGTACGTCGCGGTGTTCGGGTCGGCGGCGTGGGCCCGCTTCACGGCGAAGGACATCACGGCGTAG